The Poecilia reticulata strain Guanapo linkage group LG13, Guppy_female_1.0+MT, whole genome shotgun sequence genome has a segment encoding these proteins:
- the slc6a4a gene encoding solute carrier family 6 member 4a gives METKDMMMTSMSTIDKEENGGELGKGREEIEGQEEETQQENGRLVLADGLGERGPKSLTSGSGQQVSNGYTTSTPQSPREGSAPGSAAGAAPGPTGGTGLTGPLGGLRTLVVQQTSLERPRETWSKKMDFLLSVIGYAVDLGNVWRFPYICYQNGGGAFLLPYLLMAVFGGVPLFYMELALGQFHRSGCISIWKHICPIFKGIGFAICIIALYIAFYYNTIMAWALYYLLSSFRPTLPWTTCTNSWNTANCNHYLSSDHNVSWSNSSTSPAEEFYTRHVLQVHLSPGLHQLGSISWQLALCLLFIFTIVYFSIWKGVKTSGKVVWVTATFPYLVLLVLLIRGATLPGAWRGVVFYLKPDWEKLLSTTVWIDAAAQIFFSLGPGFGVLLAFASYNPFHNNCYKDALVTSSVNCLTSFLSGFVIFTVLGYMAEMRKQNVDDVAKDAGPSLLFIIYAEAIANMPAATFFAIIFFLMIIMLGLDSTFAGLEGVITAMLDEFPHFLAKRREWFVLGLVCVCYLGALSTLTYGGAFVVKLFEEYATGPAVITVVLLEVIAVSWFYGTNRFCNDVQVMLGFYPGGFWRVCWVAICPCFLLFIIISFLAFPPEVKLFHYQYPSWTTVLGYCIGVSSFICVPAYMVYHLLNSKGTFKQRLLKSITPQPSTDNHRDLFVTNAI, from the exons ATGGAGACAAAAGATATGATGATGACTAGCATGTCAACAATAGACAAAGAGGAGAATGGGGGAGAGCTGGGCAAAGGGAGAGAGGAAATAGAGGGGCAAGAGGAGGAGACGCAACAGGAAAATGGTAGATTGGTTCTGGCTGATGGTCTCGGAGAGAGAGGACCAAAGAGCTTGACCTCTGGTTCCGGTCAGCAGGTGTCCAATGGCTACACAACCTCCACCCCTCAGAGCCCCAGAGAGGGATCGGCACCGGGATCGGCTGCAGGGGCAGCACCTGGGCCCACGGGGGGAACTGGGTTAACGGGGCCGCTGGGAGGCCTGAGAACTCTGGTGGTCCAGCAGACCAGCTTAGAGAGGCCCAGAGAGACCTGGAGCAAGAAGATGGACTTCCTGTTGTCTGTGATCGGCTATGCTGTGGATCTCGGAAACGTCTGGCGATTCCCTTACATCTGCTACCAGAATGGAGGAG GTGCCTTTTTGCTGCCCTACCTGTTGATGGCTGTGTTTGGAGGAGTACCTCTCTTCTACATGGAGCTAGCGCTAGGCCAGTTCCACCGCAGCGGCTGCATCTCCATCTGGAAACACATCTGTCCCATCTTCAAAG GAATTGGCTTTGCCATCTGCATCATAGCCCTTTACATCGCCTTCTACTACAACACCATCATGGCCTGGGCCCTCTACTACCTGCTGTCATCTTTTCGACCCACCCTGCCCTGGACCACCTGCACCAACAGCTGGAACACGGCCAACTGCAACCACTACTTGTCCTCGGACCACAATGTGTCCTGGTCCAACTCGTCCACGTCCCCCGCCGAGGAGTTCTATAC GCGCCACGTACTCCAGGTCCACCTGTCCCCAGGACTGCACCAGCTGGGATCCATCAGCTGGCAGCTGGCCCTCTGCTTGCTCTTCATCTTCACCATCGTCTACTTCAGCATCTGGAAGGGAGTCAAGACGTCTGGAAAG GTAGTATGGGTAACTGCAACATTTCCCTATCTGGTTCTCCTGGTCCTTCTCATCCGTGGGGCCACGCTGCCAGGGGCCTGGAGGGGCGTCGTCTTCTATCTCAAACCCGATTGGGAGAAGCTGCTTAGCACGACG GTATGGATCGATGCGGCAGCTCAGATCTTCTTCTCCTTGGGTCCCGGATTCGGTGTGCTGCTCGCCTTCGCCAGCTATAACCCCTTTCACAACAACTGCTACAA AGATGCGCTGGTCACGAGCTCGGTGAACTGCCTCACCAGCTTCCTGTCTGGTTTTGTCATCTTCACCGTTCTGGGCTACATGGCGGAGATGAGAAAGCAAAATGTGGACGATGTGGCGAAGGATGCAG GCCCCAGCTTGTTGTTCATCATTTACGCTGAAGCCATAGCCAACATGCCTGCTGCCACGTTCTTTGCCATCATCTTCTTCCTCATGATCATAATGTTGGGTCTGGACAGCACG TTCGCAGGTTTGGAGGGGGTAATTACCGCCATGCTGGATGAGTTCCCTCATTTCCTAGCTAAGAGACGGGAGTGGTTTGTCCTTGGCCTTGTCTGTGTGTGCTACCTTGGGGCTCTGTCCACTCTCACATAT GGAGGAGCATTTGTGGTGAAGCTGTTTGAGGAGTACGCTACGGGTCCTGCCGTCATCACCGTAGTTCTGCTCGAAGTCATCGCTGTGTCCTGGTTCTACG GTACCAACCGTTTCTGCAACGACGTCCAGGTCATGCTCGGCTTCTATCCCGGTGGGTTCTGGAGGGTTTGCTGGGTGGCCATCTGTCCCTGCTTCCTTCTG ttcatcatcatcagtttCCTGGCGTTCCCTCCAGAGGTCAAGCTGTTCCACTACCAATACCCATCGTGGACAACTGTCTTGGGCTACTGCATTGGAGTGTCCTCATTCATTTGTGTGCCTGCTTACATGGTCTACCACTTACTTAACTCTAAGGGAACATTCAAGCAG CGCCTGTTGAAAAGCATCACTCCTCAGCCCAGCACCGACAACCACAGAGATTTATTTGTGACCAACGCAATCTGA